One Rhizobium sp. NXC14 DNA window includes the following coding sequences:
- a CDS encoding ABC transporter permease subunit, with product MTTLQRIRSTPILLTLPAFAVLFAIFGIPMFLLFATSLNPPNLSLANYVAFFEQRSFVLILIQTFKISFIATALCLIIGYPTAYLITIAGRARPILLVLVFLPWLTSALVRTYAWTVVLGDSGLINRVLLNSGIIDSPLSLIYNRFAVYVGMVHIMLPMMILPIVSVMMSIDTSLMAAARSMGAKPFTAFLRVFVPLSIPGVRSGCILVFVVCLGFYITPQALGGLGDTMLSTLINSQLTTSLNMAATAAAAFILLAMALAVLSVAGVNLAGTHGQPVSSEQTVRRRKLLSFDKASRYLNEFLVPYRARRWAAKLHQAQRATPWSKIAGAAFLAVVIIYLLAPGFIVIIVSFNAGEFLEFPPKAVSLRWYYSFINDSSWIGALWNSFQFGVIVSVVSTIVGTLAAFGLSRCSSRLRSGLTMVILTPITFPVIVVGVAVYTGLAKLGLVGTNTGIILGQTIGAIGYVVVIVLATLAGFDRKLEQAAMSMRAGPTQTFMRVTLPLIRSGIIGGALFAFLASFDEVIITSFVSGYAIPTLPLKMLENLKQQLDPTIAAVGALLTMLPIVWLVALYFTLWRGRGALKSAPVAAT from the coding sequence ATGACAACACTTCAGAGAATCCGGTCCACGCCGATATTGCTCACTTTGCCAGCGTTCGCTGTGCTGTTTGCGATTTTCGGCATACCCATGTTCCTTCTTTTCGCGACCAGCCTCAATCCGCCCAATCTGTCTCTTGCGAATTATGTCGCTTTTTTCGAACAGCGCTCATTTGTCCTGATCCTGATCCAGACGTTCAAGATCAGCTTCATAGCCACGGCACTTTGTTTGATCATCGGCTACCCGACGGCCTACTTGATTACGATCGCCGGCCGTGCACGACCAATCCTCCTGGTGCTTGTCTTCCTACCTTGGCTGACGAGTGCTTTGGTTCGGACCTACGCATGGACTGTCGTCTTGGGTGACAGTGGATTGATCAACCGCGTGTTGCTCAATTCGGGCATAATCGATAGCCCACTGTCCCTTATCTATAATCGTTTCGCTGTTTACGTTGGTATGGTGCACATCATGTTGCCCATGATGATTTTGCCGATTGTCAGTGTGATGATGAGCATTGATACGTCATTGATGGCAGCTGCTCGCAGCATGGGAGCAAAGCCGTTCACCGCCTTCCTCCGGGTCTTCGTTCCACTTAGTATCCCGGGCGTTCGAAGCGGCTGCATATTGGTTTTTGTCGTTTGCCTGGGCTTTTACATTACGCCACAAGCATTGGGCGGCTTGGGCGACACCATGCTTTCAACCCTCATCAACTCCCAGCTTACAACATCGTTGAACATGGCGGCGACCGCCGCGGCAGCCTTTATACTGTTGGCAATGGCGCTCGCGGTTCTTTCCGTAGCGGGCGTAAATCTCGCCGGCACGCATGGACAGCCTGTATCGAGTGAGCAGACCGTTCGACGACGTAAACTGCTGTCATTCGACAAGGCGTCCCGGTATCTCAATGAGTTTCTCGTTCCATATCGAGCGCGACGCTGGGCAGCAAAGCTCCATCAAGCGCAGCGGGCAACCCCATGGTCGAAGATTGCGGGGGCAGCATTCCTTGCGGTCGTTATCATCTATCTGTTGGCGCCCGGTTTCATTGTGATTATTGTCTCGTTCAATGCAGGGGAGTTCCTCGAGTTTCCGCCTAAGGCTGTTTCGCTCAGATGGTACTATTCGTTCATCAACGACTCCTCGTGGATCGGTGCATTGTGGAACAGCTTCCAGTTCGGCGTGATTGTCAGCGTGGTATCCACCATAGTCGGCACATTGGCAGCATTTGGCCTCAGCCGGTGCTCGTCGCGGCTGCGCTCGGGTCTGACCATGGTGATCCTGACGCCGATCACCTTTCCTGTCATTGTTGTTGGTGTTGCCGTCTATACCGGTCTGGCCAAACTAGGGCTGGTTGGAACGAATACCGGGATCATTCTGGGCCAGACGATCGGAGCCATCGGCTATGTCGTTGTCATCGTTCTGGCGACACTCGCAGGGTTCGACAGGAAGCTGGAACAGGCGGCAATGAGCATGCGCGCCGGGCCGACCCAGACCTTCATGCGGGTTACCCTCCCGTTGATCCGCTCGGGTATCATCGGTGGCGCGTTGTTCGCGTTCTTGGCGTCCTTCGACGAGGTCATCATCACGTCGTTTGTCAGCGGCTATGCGATCCCCACATTGCCACTGAAAATGCTGGAAAACCTGAAGCAGCAACTTGACCCGACGATCGCTGCCGTTGGCGCTTTGTTGACAATGTTGCCAATCGTCTGGCTGGTTGCGCTTTATTTTACGCTTTGGCGCGGGAGAGGGGCGTTGAAGAGTGCTCCGGTCGCCGCGACCTGA
- a CDS encoding MurR/RpiR family transcriptional regulator, with product MLQKGPLHARIIERFDDMSEQLQQAARHILEHPQEVALVSMRELARNAGVQPSTMTRLAKFLEFSGYEDFREQHADVIRVSADGFAARALQREEGAANGEGLAYRMLQGLSAQIDRLRDPDTISRLDTMAEHLAKARRIFVLGLRSCHSVAWHFHYVMTLLGEKTIHLDGPAGTSGDPLIRATHEDVLLAISINPYSLQTLELAEAAREKGLSILAITDSEVSPLVTIAAHVVFFPTESQTFFHTLAPALAVSEVLCGLLASRDRAAALKELKLADRHLSAMNTYATSIPRRKI from the coding sequence ATGTTGCAAAAAGGCCCATTACACGCTCGGATCATCGAGCGATTCGACGACATGTCCGAGCAGTTGCAGCAAGCGGCTCGGCACATATTGGAACATCCGCAGGAGGTGGCGCTCGTTTCGATGCGCGAACTCGCGCGCAACGCCGGCGTTCAGCCATCGACAATGACGAGGCTGGCGAAGTTTCTTGAATTCTCAGGGTATGAAGATTTCCGAGAGCAACACGCCGACGTCATCAGGGTGAGCGCCGACGGATTTGCGGCCAGGGCTTTACAAAGAGAAGAAGGGGCCGCGAATGGTGAGGGCTTGGCTTATAGGATGCTCCAAGGTCTCTCCGCGCAGATCGATCGGCTCCGCGACCCTGATACGATTTCGCGCTTGGATACAATGGCGGAGCACCTGGCAAAAGCAAGGCGGATCTTTGTTCTCGGCTTGCGCTCTTGCCATTCGGTCGCGTGGCATTTTCACTACGTCATGACCTTGCTCGGCGAAAAGACTATCCACTTGGACGGTCCGGCGGGAACAAGCGGCGACCCCCTCATCCGCGCAACTCATGAGGATGTGCTTTTGGCGATTTCCATCAATCCCTATTCGCTTCAGACGCTTGAGCTTGCCGAGGCCGCCCGTGAGAAGGGACTTTCCATTCTGGCGATCACCGACAGCGAAGTGTCTCCCCTGGTGACGATCGCAGCGCACGTTGTATTCTTTCCAACTGAAAGCCAAACATTCTTTCACACGCTGGCGCCGGCGCTGGCCGTCTCTGAAGTTCTATGTGGCCTGCTGGCGAGCCGAGACCGTGCGGCGGCGTTGAAAGAGTTGAAGCTCGCCGACCGCCATCTTTCTGCGATGAACACATATGCCACGTCCATTCCGCGACGGAAGATATAG
- a CDS encoding Xaa-Pro peptidase family protein, translating into MRPPPPNGRSRMIKELHFALGEFQTRLAAVKKEMAKREIDILLLSEPPNQNYLTGYNAYSFYTPQMVIVAQAHAEPIWIGRFMDRVSASMTTYLAEDNIRAYPDTYVQSATLSAYTFMADIVRELGGEKARIGVEMGGYYYPARGHADLTRALPNAEFVDADLLVGWIRLVKSPAEVAIMHQAGQLADAAMTRVIDMVQAGVRECDIAAAIYHQQISGTPEFGGDYPCCPPDLCIGERSIAPHAAWTDDPLPESTVVNLELNGCRHRYQVNLARTIVVGKPSSAFLNLSGIAVEALNAGLEAVRPGRTCSEVDADFRTALARHGIEKESRIGYPTGIGFPPASGERTASIRKGDETVLKPGMVFHMMPGLWLDNVGITITQSFAVSETGYEPLTKTPRKLFVK; encoded by the coding sequence GTGCGGCCGCCGCCGCCGAATGGGAGATCAAGAATGATAAAAGAATTGCACTTCGCACTGGGAGAATTCCAGACCCGTCTAGCAGCCGTTAAAAAGGAAATGGCGAAGAGAGAGATTGACATCCTCCTCCTCTCAGAACCGCCGAACCAGAACTACCTTACCGGCTATAATGCGTATTCCTTCTACACACCGCAAATGGTGATTGTGGCGCAAGCCCACGCAGAACCGATTTGGATCGGCCGTTTCATGGACCGTGTTTCGGCTTCCATGACCACCTATCTGGCCGAGGACAATATCCGAGCCTATCCCGACACCTATGTTCAATCGGCAACGCTGTCGGCCTATACTTTCATGGCCGATATCGTGAGGGAGCTCGGAGGTGAAAAGGCGCGTATCGGCGTCGAGATGGGGGGATATTACTATCCGGCACGCGGCCACGCAGATCTCACGCGAGCCTTGCCGAATGCCGAGTTCGTCGACGCCGATCTTCTTGTTGGATGGATCCGGCTCGTAAAGAGCCCGGCCGAGGTGGCCATTATGCATCAAGCTGGCCAGCTTGCGGACGCCGCCATGACGCGCGTCATCGATATGGTGCAAGCCGGGGTCCGTGAGTGCGATATTGCTGCTGCGATCTATCACCAGCAGATTTCGGGCACGCCGGAGTTCGGTGGCGACTATCCTTGTTGCCCTCCCGATTTGTGCATTGGCGAACGCTCAATCGCGCCGCATGCCGCCTGGACGGACGACCCCCTGCCGGAGTCCACCGTTGTCAACCTCGAACTGAACGGTTGCCGGCATCGCTACCAGGTCAACCTGGCGCGCACGATCGTCGTCGGGAAGCCTTCATCCGCTTTCCTGAACCTGTCGGGAATTGCTGTCGAGGCCTTGAATGCCGGGCTGGAAGCAGTTCGGCCCGGTCGCACCTGCTCGGAGGTCGATGCCGACTTCCGCACGGCGCTTGCCCGACACGGGATCGAGAAAGAGTCCCGCATTGGTTATCCGACCGGCATCGGGTTCCCTCCGGCCTCAGGCGAACGCACGGCAAGCATTCGCAAGGGCGACGAAACCGTACTCAAGCCGGGTATGGTGTTCCACATGATGCCTGGCCTGTGGCTCGACAATGTCGGGATCACGATCACACAGAGCTTTGCGGTCTCCGAAACGGGTTACGAGCCCCTGACGAAGACGCCGCGCAAGCTCTTCGTCAAATAG
- a CDS encoding Lrp/AsnC family transcriptional regulator, translating to MVELDRADIALLQAVQKNNRLTSEELAGMVHLSPTACQRRLRRLRNEGVIEGDVSIVSPKAVGRHITMIVMVSLERERADIVDRFKAAIRNTREVMMGFYVTGDADFMLVITAKDMQDYEHFTRRFFYENADIKGFKTMVVMDRLKASFAIPLEV from the coding sequence ATGGTTGAACTCGATCGCGCCGACATTGCGCTTCTCCAAGCCGTTCAGAAAAACAACCGGCTGACCTCTGAAGAACTCGCGGGGATGGTCCACCTCTCGCCGACGGCGTGCCAACGGCGTTTGAGAAGGTTACGCAACGAGGGCGTCATCGAGGGAGACGTTTCCATCGTCTCGCCCAAGGCAGTCGGACGACACATCACCATGATCGTCATGGTGTCCCTTGAACGGGAAAGGGCCGACATCGTCGATCGATTCAAGGCTGCGATACGAAATACGCGTGAGGTGATGATGGGTTTCTACGTAACGGGAGATGCCGACTTCATGCTTGTTATTACCGCGAAAGATATGCAGGACTACGAGCACTTCACGCGTCGGTTTTTCTATGAAAACGCGGATATCAAAGGCTTCAAGACCATGGTTGTGATGGACCGTCTCAAGGCCAGTTTCGCTATCCCGCTCGAGGTGTAG
- a CDS encoding carboxymuconolactone decarboxylase family protein: MTTSSCPPIADENWPAEIADMKTGFAGALNVYRTMAHHPALLRAWAPLRQHIVKDSALGPVRSELVILRAAHRMGSTYEWSHHVSRARALGISDARIRSMAGTPDGEDGVLAGAVDALFDGARLPSHLEQAIAASIGRQAVFDLMATVGFYSVLGFILMTFDTPIDQDVADEMAEHPI; this comes from the coding sequence ATGACAACATCGTCCTGTCCGCCTATCGCCGATGAAAACTGGCCCGCTGAGATCGCGGACATGAAAACGGGCTTCGCCGGCGCGCTGAACGTCTATCGCACCATGGCTCATCATCCCGCGCTACTGAGAGCGTGGGCTCCGCTGCGGCAGCATATCGTAAAAGATAGTGCGTTAGGACCAGTCCGGTCCGAGCTCGTGATTTTGCGCGCGGCACATCGTATGGGCTCCACCTATGAGTGGTCCCACCATGTAAGCCGCGCTCGCGCCCTTGGTATTTCCGATGCGCGAATCCGGAGTATGGCTGGAACTCCCGATGGCGAAGACGGCGTACTTGCCGGTGCTGTCGACGCGCTATTTGACGGCGCACGTCTGCCTTCGCATCTCGAGCAAGCTATTGCTGCGAGCATAGGTCGGCAAGCCGTGTTCGACCTCATGGCGACCGTCGGCTTCTATTCGGTGCTCGGTTTCATATTGATGACTTTCGACACGCCGATCGACCAAGACGTTGCCGACGAGATGGCTGAACACCCAATCTGA
- a CDS encoding ribosomal protein L16 produces the protein MREIAGLTDWLQDRYQENIRPGRLLMELDMMMGAEFAREAARRLPAQDVAFIPDGDDMAVVDLNYNLNVQGRYFPRLFGSGET, from the coding sequence ATGCGCGAGATAGCAGGTTTAACCGACTGGTTACAGGATCGCTACCAGGAGAATATCCGTCCGGGGCGGCTTCTGATGGAACTGGACATGATGATGGGAGCCGAGTTCGCTCGGGAGGCCGCACGACGCCTTCCAGCGCAGGACGTCGCCTTCATCCCGGATGGGGATGACATGGCTGTGGTGGATCTGAACTATAACCTGAACGTCCAAGGACGATATTTTCCTCGTCTATTTGGAAGCGGTGAAACCTGA
- a CDS encoding M20 family metallopeptidase: MNMPTNNFLSEVERNAVAEMRHAMHREPELSNNEWKTQKRIIETLAAFGLTEAKTFHKTGVYVDIQGLAPGANRSIAMRGDIDALPIQEARDDLPYRSQVPGVMHACGHDMHGSIALGTALAFHRMRGNFSGRLRVFFQPAEEAEPLGGRTVVEENLLDGFDAAVGFHVRTDIPAGSYGARAGAVTKSADQFALEFLGTMAHGAKPHLGVDAIAIAGAFINEVQKVVSREMPVDDGAVVTIGTIHGGEATNIICPSVTMTGTIRTSSPERRKLLVQRVREIAEGVAAIHRGRAEFSSHAGEPPVVNDSSMVERFKQIVVQTDGEDRYVEGSASSGSDDFGFYSSCIPSIYFWFGSKEPGNESGVHTPTFGVSDQTLVPTTELAIRYCWELFRSA, from the coding sequence ATGAACATGCCTACCAACAACTTCCTCTCCGAGGTCGAGCGTAATGCAGTCGCCGAGATGCGGCACGCCATGCATCGCGAGCCCGAACTTTCCAACAACGAGTGGAAGACCCAGAAGCGGATTATCGAGACCTTGGCTGCCTTCGGCCTGACCGAAGCAAAGACGTTCCACAAGACCGGTGTCTATGTCGACATTCAGGGCTTGGCCCCAGGCGCAAATCGTTCGATCGCGATGCGCGGAGACATCGACGCGCTTCCCATTCAGGAAGCCCGCGACGACCTGCCGTATCGGTCGCAAGTGCCAGGCGTCATGCATGCGTGCGGTCATGACATGCATGGCTCGATCGCCTTGGGAACGGCGCTCGCTTTCCATCGCATGCGCGGAAATTTCTCAGGCAGGCTGCGCGTGTTCTTTCAACCCGCTGAAGAAGCAGAACCACTTGGCGGCCGGACCGTCGTTGAAGAAAACTTGCTGGACGGGTTCGACGCTGCAGTGGGATTTCATGTCCGCACTGACATTCCAGCCGGCTCCTATGGCGCACGTGCGGGCGCCGTAACAAAGTCAGCGGATCAATTCGCGCTCGAATTTCTCGGAACGATGGCGCACGGTGCCAAGCCTCACTTGGGCGTGGATGCGATCGCGATAGCGGGCGCCTTCATCAACGAAGTTCAGAAGGTGGTGTCACGCGAAATGCCGGTTGATGATGGCGCTGTCGTCACGATCGGCACCATCCATGGTGGGGAAGCGACGAACATTATCTGCCCTTCGGTCACGATGACCGGAACGATCCGGACGAGCAGTCCCGAGAGGAGAAAGTTGCTGGTTCAACGGGTGCGCGAAATTGCCGAGGGTGTTGCCGCGATCCATCGAGGCCGGGCCGAATTTAGCTCCCACGCGGGCGAGCCTCCTGTGGTCAACGACAGCTCAATGGTCGAGCGGTTCAAGCAGATCGTCGTGCAGACCGATGGCGAGGACCGATATGTCGAGGGTTCGGCAAGCTCCGGCAGCGATGACTTTGGTTTTTACTCCAGCTGCATCCCGTCAATCTATTTCTGGTTCGGCAGCAAGGAGCCGGGAAACGAGTCCGGCGTCCATACGCCGACGTTCGGGGTGTCCGATCAGACCCTCGTGCCGACGACCGAACTGGCGATCCGCTACTGCTGGGAACTGTTTCGGAGCGCGTAA
- a CDS encoding ABC transporter ATP-binding protein, which produces MNLTLKNNLPAEDEVLQKLPDTAQIEFRNVTKMYGAVAAVKDISLSVSRGEFLTILGPSGSGKTTALMLLAGFTTPTGGDILISGKSVSEVPSYRRDQGIVFQSYALFPHLTVHRNLEFPLEMRGIKASDRASRVKRMLERVRLGEFGERIPSQLSGGQQQRVAVARALIADPPILLLDEPLGALDRNLREQMQVEIKELHKEFGKTTICVTHDQEEALTLSDRIVVMRAGQIEQIDTPEALYDRPETRFVANFLGEANILESVDFKIESDVVPSSGMVSMLRPERICISAPSAARRVDADHRQSVSGIVDDMIYAGPLRKYRVRVGSATLIAREHVASGQQVFRPGEEVRLDWLRSDVRFVAA; this is translated from the coding sequence ATGAACTTGACTCTGAAAAATAATCTTCCTGCCGAGGACGAAGTGTTGCAGAAGCTTCCGGATACCGCTCAAATTGAATTTCGCAATGTTACCAAGATGTATGGGGCCGTTGCTGCGGTTAAGGATATCTCCCTTTCTGTTTCGCGCGGCGAGTTCCTTACGATTCTTGGACCAAGCGGTTCTGGCAAAACGACAGCATTGATGCTGCTCGCCGGGTTCACGACGCCGACCGGAGGAGACATCCTCATTTCGGGCAAGTCCGTGTCCGAGGTCCCGTCTTACCGCCGCGACCAAGGCATTGTCTTCCAGAGTTATGCACTTTTTCCGCACCTCACGGTGCATCGCAACTTGGAATTCCCCCTCGAAATGCGCGGCATCAAGGCCTCTGACCGAGCGTCGCGGGTCAAAAGAATGCTTGAGCGCGTTCGCCTGGGTGAGTTTGGCGAGCGCATTCCATCACAATTGAGTGGGGGTCAGCAACAACGCGTGGCCGTCGCGCGCGCCTTGATTGCAGATCCACCGATTTTGCTGCTGGATGAGCCACTTGGCGCACTCGATCGAAACCTGCGCGAGCAGATGCAAGTGGAAATCAAAGAGCTGCACAAGGAGTTTGGGAAAACGACAATCTGCGTCACCCACGATCAAGAAGAAGCACTCACGCTGTCGGACCGCATCGTTGTCATGCGCGCCGGTCAGATCGAGCAGATCGATACACCGGAGGCCTTGTACGATCGCCCCGAAACGCGCTTTGTCGCCAACTTCCTGGGTGAAGCAAATATCCTCGAATCCGTTGATTTCAAGATTGAATCCGACGTTGTTCCTTCTTCCGGTATGGTATCAATGCTTCGGCCTGAGCGCATTTGCATCTCTGCGCCTTCAGCAGCAAGGCGCGTAGATGCGGACCATAGACAGTCCGTCTCGGGGATCGTGGACGATATGATCTATGCTGGACCATTGAGGAAGTACCGGGTGCGGGTTGGGAGCGCGACGCTCATCGCGCGCGAACACGTCGCATCGGGCCAGCAAGTCTTCCGTCCGGGCGAAGAGGTTCGCCTTGATTGGCTTCGGTCCGACGTCCGGTTTGTCGCTGCGTAA
- a CDS encoding transposase, producing MMEEGQKLAVRLVGRNGRRRFDQSSKDRLIAACLEPGASVSKLAREHGVNANLVWKWIRKHTQPLASPPSSTSSFIPVQITAASDEFEFGEELPRKAERNRPLPSPAKVSASLPNGVKLTLECGDVDALTAIIGALGHVQTWG from the coding sequence GTGATGGAAGAAGGTCAAAAACTTGCCGTGCGGCTGGTCGGTCGGAATGGGAGACGCCGTTTCGATCAAAGTTCGAAAGACCGCCTTATTGCGGCCTGCCTTGAACCTGGCGCATCGGTATCGAAACTCGCGCGCGAACACGGGGTCAACGCGAACCTCGTTTGGAAATGGATACGGAAGCACACCCAGCCGCTTGCGTCGCCGCCGTCTTCGACATCGTCTTTTATTCCGGTGCAAATCACCGCGGCCAGCGACGAGTTTGAGTTTGGTGAAGAGCTGCCTCGGAAAGCAGAGAGGAACCGGCCGCTGCCCTCTCCAGCGAAGGTGAGCGCGTCACTGCCGAACGGCGTGAAGCTGACGTTGGAATGCGGTGACGTAGATGCATTGACGGCAATCATCGGAGCGCTGGGTCATGTTCAGACTTGGGGCTGA
- a CDS encoding aspartate aminotransferase family protein: MTKILHRTIATTLPTAVAGEGIYVVDSEGRSYLDGSGGAAVSCLGHNHAEVLDAMKLQMGRISYAHTSFFTTDVAERLAEQLVGLAPEGLDYVYLVSGGSEAVEAALKMARQYFVEVGQPQRRHIIARRQSYHGNTIGALATGGNAWRRAQFKPILPETHHVSPCYAYRDLQVGETPEAYAERLAVELEDKILELGEDKVMAFVAEPVVGATLGAVGPVANYFKRVRQICDKYGILLILDEVMCGMGRTGTIFAMEQEGIVADLVTIAKGLGGGFQPIGAVLLSEKIYRAFADGSGLFQHGHTYIGHPIAAAAASKVVEIITRPDMMANVIRMGERLQAGLNEALGQSPYVGDIRGRGLFRGVEIVADKDTKKPFDAARKMHSRIKKEAMRRDLMCYPMGGTIDGAQGDHVLLAPPYIIQAEEIDLIVERLSDAIRAAVVD; the protein is encoded by the coding sequence ATGACCAAAATTCTCCATCGAACAATCGCTACAACTCTGCCAACCGCGGTTGCGGGGGAGGGCATCTACGTCGTGGATAGCGAGGGCAGGAGCTACCTGGATGGGTCGGGGGGCGCCGCCGTTAGTTGCCTCGGGCACAATCATGCAGAAGTTCTTGACGCAATGAAGCTACAGATGGGTCGGATCAGCTACGCCCACACGTCCTTCTTCACGACCGACGTCGCCGAGCGGCTTGCCGAGCAATTGGTCGGTCTTGCGCCTGAAGGTCTCGATTATGTCTATCTGGTGTCTGGCGGTTCAGAAGCGGTAGAGGCCGCTCTCAAAATGGCGCGCCAGTATTTTGTCGAAGTCGGGCAGCCGCAGCGGCGCCACATCATCGCTCGTCGGCAGAGCTATCACGGCAATACGATCGGTGCCTTGGCAACAGGGGGCAATGCCTGGCGCCGTGCCCAATTCAAACCGATCTTGCCTGAAACGCATCATGTTTCTCCCTGCTATGCCTACCGCGACCTGCAGGTGGGCGAAACGCCGGAGGCTTATGCCGAGCGTCTTGCTGTGGAACTGGAAGACAAAATCCTTGAACTCGGAGAGGACAAGGTTATGGCTTTCGTCGCCGAGCCGGTGGTCGGTGCGACGCTGGGCGCCGTTGGCCCGGTTGCGAACTATTTCAAACGGGTTCGGCAGATATGCGACAAGTATGGCATCTTGCTGATCCTCGACGAGGTCATGTGCGGAATGGGACGCACCGGCACGATCTTTGCTATGGAGCAGGAAGGCATTGTCGCGGATCTGGTCACGATTGCGAAGGGACTGGGCGGCGGCTTTCAGCCGATCGGAGCGGTATTGCTCTCCGAAAAGATCTACCGTGCGTTCGCCGACGGGTCGGGTCTGTTTCAGCATGGACATACCTATATCGGACATCCGATAGCAGCAGCGGCAGCCAGTAAGGTGGTTGAAATCATCACGCGCCCGGACATGATGGCAAACGTCATCCGGATGGGCGAGCGCCTCCAGGCCGGGCTCAATGAGGCACTTGGACAATCACCCTATGTCGGGGACATCCGTGGTCGTGGTCTTTTCCGCGGCGTCGAGATCGTGGCCGACAAAGATACCAAGAAGCCTTTCGATGCGGCCCGCAAGATGCATTCCCGCATCAAGAAGGAAGCCATGCGCAGAGACCTGATGTGCTACCCAATGGGTGGCACGATTGACGGAGCGCAGGGCGATCACGTGCTGCTAGCACCACCCTACATCATTCAGGCTGAAGAAATCGATTTGATTGTCGAACGGCTTTCCGACGCCATCCGCGCCGCAGTAGTAGACTGA
- a CDS encoding ABC transporter substrate-binding protein produces MSILINRRRFMQATSTAIAVGALASAAGRATAASTGELKVNMSGGNWGDAVMKAYVEPFEAETGVKVTRVNADFSSTQIAMMVDTKNVSADVVNLGQTNVDPLTAKGYLEKIDYSAWKKDELEAIAAYAKQPNGFASYVYSINMVWNTKKFPADKPRPTTWAEFWDVEKFPGVRSINTGEYGSGPWEEALLADGVPMDKLYPMDIDRVFASLDKIKPHIRKWWTSGSEVLQIMRDNIADIVQSYDARALTLIDEGGPIEINRNQAKLTTDYWCIPKGSPNTENAQKFIELTSRPDRQAEFARLIAQGPTNKNAFKLIPDDIARKLASHPDYEAISFAMNAKWYAEVGSDGKSNKERLVQRWNEWILQ; encoded by the coding sequence ATGAGCATTCTGATAAATCGCCGGCGGTTCATGCAGGCTACTTCGACGGCAATTGCGGTAGGTGCTTTAGCTTCCGCGGCCGGCCGCGCAACGGCCGCATCTACCGGCGAGCTTAAAGTCAACATGAGCGGCGGCAACTGGGGCGATGCGGTGATGAAGGCTTACGTGGAGCCCTTTGAGGCCGAGACCGGAGTCAAGGTGACGCGCGTCAATGCGGACTTCTCATCGACACAGATTGCGATGATGGTCGACACCAAAAACGTTTCGGCAGACGTCGTGAACCTGGGTCAAACCAACGTCGATCCGCTCACCGCCAAGGGCTACCTTGAAAAGATCGACTATTCCGCGTGGAAGAAGGATGAGTTGGAGGCAATAGCCGCCTACGCAAAACAGCCAAACGGCTTTGCCTCATACGTTTATTCGATCAATATGGTGTGGAACACCAAGAAGTTCCCCGCTGACAAGCCGCGGCCGACCACGTGGGCCGAGTTCTGGGACGTCGAGAAGTTTCCTGGCGTTCGCTCAATCAATACCGGCGAATATGGAAGTGGACCTTGGGAGGAAGCGTTGCTCGCGGATGGCGTTCCGATGGACAAGCTCTACCCGATGGATATCGACCGCGTGTTCGCAAGCTTGGACAAAATCAAGCCGCATATTCGCAAGTGGTGGACGAGCGGGTCGGAAGTTCTGCAGATCATGCGAGACAACATCGCCGACATCGTGCAGTCCTATGACGCGCGCGCACTTACCCTTATTGATGAAGGTGGGCCAATCGAGATCAACCGCAACCAGGCGAAGCTGACAACGGACTATTGGTGCATTCCGAAGGGCAGCCCAAATACCGAAAATGCTCAAAAATTCATCGAGCTGACGAGCCGCCCGGACCGACAGGCCGAGTTTGCCAGGCTGATTGCGCAGGGTCCAACGAACAAGAACGCCTTTAAGTTGATCCCTGATGATATTGCCCGAAAACTTGCGTCGCATCCCGATTACGAGGCGATCAGCTTCGCTATGAACGCCAAATGGTATGCCGAGGTTGGATCGGACGGAAAGTCGAACAAAGAGCGGCTCGTGCAGCGTTGGAATGAGTGGATTCTTCAATAA